One Echinicola strongylocentroti DNA window includes the following coding sequences:
- a CDS encoding chitobiase/beta-hexosaminidase C-terminal domain-containing protein: MNIKSKLRGWIENALIVFTGFILIFLLAGDRLMVPALLQVLGRSHPLVLHFPIVLMLVALAFMLVPGIMPEAYQKKITKWALLFALFFAGIAVLSGWVLSQEEGYEGDNLTLHKWLGVAVYFLGILMYFTMDQWPKTVKPIGLILLFLLIGAGHLGADLTHGSDFLMAPLRTEETSQVGLKDAEVFQHLVMPILEQKCLNCHQASKSKGELRLDEIAFINKGGESGALFDTTNWEKSLLVHRIMLPKEEKKHMPPKGKAQLTSEELEILRLWVKGGADFEQKVVDKGEEDPLYELASLQLKKENPYDFPEADAKDIAALNNHYRLVAPLFPGAAALEVAYFGAGAFDPASLKELATISQQVVSINLNQMPLENVPLTWLKDFEHLEDLKLNFTGVTAEQLEGLALPSLKRLSLAGNSLDPKMFEVIDSFPSLELVNLWNTGLGREAASVYKEEWTGVILEWGFVGDGAVYQLNPPEVLLDKPIAEGPQQITLKHAIGSVKLRYTLDGSEPDSASSPLYEGPITMNQTGQIKAIALAEGWKSSESALGTFYSVGVLPEGVTLKTSPAKKYAGKGKESLFDQEKGGETYTSGGWLGFKDEPLDLIMEMGGQEVNNLAISLLYQEDAYIFPPANVKISAITEGGGSWKTLLTDRPTMPTGLGKSRMDQKIYALPDGRYQKIRLQLIPLNKLPPWHRGAGDKAWVFVDEVVLD; the protein is encoded by the coding sequence ATGAACATAAAAAGTAAGCTACGGGGCTGGATCGAAAATGCGTTGATCGTTTTCACTGGCTTTATTCTCATTTTTCTTTTGGCTGGTGACCGGTTGATGGTGCCGGCCTTGCTGCAAGTACTGGGGAGGAGCCACCCCTTGGTGCTGCATTTTCCTATCGTGTTGATGTTGGTAGCCTTGGCGTTTATGCTTGTGCCGGGGATCATGCCGGAAGCATATCAAAAAAAGATCACCAAGTGGGCACTGTTGTTTGCGCTGTTTTTTGCTGGAATAGCGGTGCTCAGTGGCTGGGTGCTTAGCCAGGAAGAGGGCTATGAAGGGGACAATTTGACCTTGCACAAATGGCTGGGTGTAGCGGTTTATTTTTTGGGCATACTGATGTACTTTACGATGGACCAGTGGCCAAAAACTGTCAAGCCAATTGGGTTGATATTGCTGTTTCTACTGATAGGGGCGGGACATTTGGGGGCTGACCTTACCCATGGAAGCGACTTCCTGATGGCTCCTCTCCGTACAGAAGAAACCTCCCAAGTGGGCCTGAAAGATGCCGAAGTATTCCAGCATTTGGTCATGCCCATACTTGAGCAAAAATGCCTCAATTGCCACCAGGCCAGTAAAAGCAAAGGAGAGCTAAGGCTGGATGAAATAGCGTTCATCAATAAAGGAGGGGAGTCAGGGGCCTTGTTTGACACCACCAACTGGGAAAAATCCTTGCTGGTCCACCGCATCATGTTGCCAAAAGAGGAGAAAAAACACATGCCCCCAAAAGGCAAAGCACAGCTGACGTCAGAAGAACTGGAAATTTTGCGGTTATGGGTAAAAGGTGGGGCCGATTTTGAGCAAAAGGTGGTGGATAAGGGAGAAGAAGACCCGCTTTATGAGCTGGCCAGCTTACAGCTAAAAAAGGAGAATCCTTATGATTTCCCAGAGGCAGATGCGAAGGACATTGCAGCACTGAACAATCACTACAGGTTGGTGGCGCCTTTGTTTCCGGGCGCAGCTGCTTTGGAGGTGGCTTATTTTGGAGCGGGAGCCTTCGACCCTGCATCCCTGAAGGAACTAGCGACCATCAGCCAGCAAGTGGTGAGCATCAATTTAAATCAAATGCCACTGGAAAATGTCCCCTTGACATGGTTAAAGGATTTTGAGCATTTGGAAGATCTCAAACTTAATTTTACCGGTGTCACGGCAGAACAACTGGAAGGCCTTGCACTGCCCAGTTTAAAGCGGTTGTCCCTTGCGGGAAATTCCCTCGATCCGAAAATGTTTGAAGTAATTGATAGCTTCCCCTCCTTGGAGTTGGTAAATCTCTGGAACACCGGCTTGGGCAGAGAAGCTGCGTCGGTTTATAAGGAAGAGTGGACAGGTGTGATCTTGGAATGGGGATTTGTGGGAGATGGAGCAGTGTATCAGTTGAATCCACCAGAAGTACTCTTGGATAAGCCCATTGCCGAAGGACCACAGCAAATCACCTTGAAGCACGCCATTGGTTCTGTGAAATTGCGGTATACCTTGGATGGTTCGGAGCCGGACAGTGCTTCCAGTCCCCTTTATGAAGGCCCCATCACCATGAACCAAACGGGGCAGATCAAGGCAATTGCCCTGGCCGAAGGGTGGAAGAGCAGTGAGTCGGCTTTAGGGACTTTTTATAGTGTAGGTGTCCTTCCCGAAGGCGTGACGTTAAAGACCAGTCCTGCAAAAAAGTATGCAGGAAAAGGAAAGGAGTCACTCTTTGACCAAGAAAAAGGCGGCGAAACGTACACTTCTGGAGGCTGGTTGGGCTTCAAGGACGAACCACTCGACTTGATCATGGAGATGGGTGGTCAAGAAGTGAATAATCTGGCGATCAGCCTACTGTACCAAGAGGATGCCTATATTTTTCCACCTGCCAACGTGAAGATTTCGGCAATAACAGAAGGTGGAGGTTCATGGAAAACCCTCCTTACCGATAGGCCAACGATGCCCACTGGACTTGGCAAAAGCAGAATGGACCAAAAAATCTATGCATTGCCCGATGGACGGTACCAGAAGATCAGGCTGCAGCTTATCCCCTTGAACAAACTGCCTCCATGGCACCGTGGAGCAGGAGACAAGGCGTGGGTATTTGTGGATGAGGTGGTGCTGGACTAG